One Raphanus sativus cultivar WK10039 unplaced genomic scaffold, ASM80110v3 Scaffold0072, whole genome shotgun sequence genomic window carries:
- the LOC130500990 gene encoding syntaxin-21-like, with amino-acid sequence TFNEAIIEEREQGIREIQEQIGEVNEIFKDLAVLVNDQGVMIDDISSNIDNSQAATAQATAQLRKASKTQRANSSLTCLLILIFAIVLLIVIIVVLV; translated from the exons ACATTCAACGAGGCAATCATCGAGGAAAGAGAGCAAGGAATTAGAGAGATTCAAGAACAGATTGGTGAAGTGAATGAAATCTTCAAAGATCTAGCTGTTTTAGTGAACGATCAAGGAGTTATGATCG ATGACATCAGCTCTAACATTGATAACTCACAAGCTGCAACTGCACAAGCCACTGCTCAACTCAGAAAAGCATCTAAAACTCAGAGAGCAAACTCATCTTTG ACATGTCTTCTTATTCTCATTTTTGCGATTGTTCTGCTCATTGTCATCATCGTTGTCTTGGTCTGA